The proteins below come from a single Roseiflexus sp. RS-1 genomic window:
- a CDS encoding SaoD/DsrE family protein has product MKVAYVFATDMSATYKLGKMILPQLEQGVHGAQVVGMMFFDDNLYVLRRGDPIGERLAKIAKEQNILLMVCDRCAIERDLGEGDFTQCGLGQVRAKGLVEGVVAGCFPQLYEALSGNPPDQVITL; this is encoded by the coding sequence ATGAAGGTTGCATACGTGTTCGCTACCGATATGTCGGCTACCTACAAACTGGGGAAGATGATCCTGCCGCAACTTGAACAGGGGGTTCACGGCGCGCAGGTGGTGGGGATGATGTTTTTCGACGACAATCTGTATGTATTACGTCGAGGTGATCCAATCGGTGAGCGCCTGGCGAAGATCGCAAAGGAGCAGAACATTCTGCTGATGGTGTGTGACCGGTGCGCCATCGAGCGCGACCTAGGTGAGGGCGATTTCACGCAGTGCGGCCTCGGGCAGGTGAGAGCGAAAGGACTGGTCGAGGGCGTGGTCGCCGGTTGTTTCCCGCAACTGTACGAAGCCTTGTCCGGCAATCCGCCGGATCAGGTGATTACGCTGTGA
- a CDS encoding ABC transporter ATP-binding protein — translation MALQLTISHLRFRYATASEWVLQDVSLDLRGGEFVVIAGTSGAGKSTLLNCVNGSVVVYGEMHGQIALNGVALTGQPVAQIARSISTVAQDAEGQIVTLRVEDEIAFGCENLGFTPEAIQQRITRSCALLDLNPDQATSTLSGGGQQRLITAAALAMGTHVILLDEPLANLDAVGTARLLDTLRDLASHGALVIVAEHRLDIILPYATRLIWIEDGRVTLDLPHDEALHYVERLIRHTNIVSASNRHIPSDIAIELDSVSAGYAAVPVLRDITLTVRQGEQIVVLGENGCGKTTLLRVIAGLLKPQQGQLRYSLDRHRPLLRQIGYVFQNPNSQLFMDSVRSEIAVQAESPALAEEVMERFGLMPLAGRHPHALSTGQKRLVAVAAMVAMRPDILLLDEPSVGQDAGGVERMLAALGALRQQWGLTLIVVTHDWRCASAFGERVIWIEKGAIHRDGNASVLPDYFLRAYPCRDEVNR, via the coding sequence ATGGCTCTTCAACTGACCATTTCTCATCTTCGTTTTCGCTACGCAACGGCAAGCGAGTGGGTGCTTCAGGATGTGAGTCTTGATCTGCGCGGCGGTGAGTTTGTTGTGATTGCGGGAACGAGTGGCGCTGGAAAATCGACACTTCTCAACTGTGTCAACGGCAGTGTGGTCGTTTACGGTGAGATGCATGGACAGATCGCACTCAACGGCGTCGCCCTCACCGGTCAACCCGTCGCGCAGATTGCCCGATCCATCAGTACGGTGGCACAGGACGCCGAGGGGCAGATTGTGACGTTGCGTGTGGAGGATGAGATCGCCTTCGGATGTGAGAACCTGGGTTTCACGCCTGAAGCGATTCAGCAGCGGATTACCCGCAGTTGCGCGCTTCTTGATCTCAATCCCGATCAGGCGACCTCCACGCTGTCCGGCGGTGGTCAGCAACGCCTGATCACTGCAGCGGCGCTGGCGATGGGAACGCACGTGATCCTGCTTGATGAGCCGCTTGCGAACCTTGATGCGGTTGGCACAGCGCGCCTGCTTGATACGCTGCGCGATCTGGCGTCGCACGGCGCACTCGTGATCGTCGCCGAGCATCGTCTCGATATCATTCTCCCATACGCCACACGCCTGATCTGGATCGAGGATGGGCGGGTGACGCTGGATCTGCCGCACGATGAGGCGCTACACTATGTCGAGCGTCTCATTCGCCACACGAACATTGTCTCTGCTTCCAACCGGCACATACCGTCGGACATAGCCATCGAACTGGATTCGGTAAGCGCCGGGTATGCTGCCGTACCGGTATTGCGTGACATCACGCTGACCGTGCGGCAAGGCGAGCAGATCGTTGTGCTCGGCGAAAACGGATGCGGCAAAACGACGTTGCTGCGCGTCATTGCGGGTTTGCTCAAGCCGCAGCAGGGGCAATTGCGCTACAGTCTGGATCGTCATCGACCGCTGCTGCGCCAGATCGGGTATGTGTTTCAGAATCCGAACAGTCAGTTGTTCATGGATAGTGTGCGCTCCGAGATAGCAGTGCAGGCGGAGAGTCCTGCGCTTGCAGAAGAGGTCATGGAGCGTTTCGGATTAATGCCGCTCGCCGGTCGTCACCCGCATGCGCTGAGCACCGGTCAGAAGCGATTGGTAGCAGTGGCGGCGATGGTCGCAATGCGCCCTGATATCCTGTTGCTCGATGAACCATCGGTCGGTCAGGATGCCGGAGGAGTCGAGCGTATGCTTGCGGCGCTCGGCGCATTACGGCAGCAGTGGGGATTGACGCTGATCGTGGTGACACACGACTGGCGGTGTGCCAGCGCCTTCGGCGAGCGGGTGATCTGGATCGAAAAGGGCGCCATTCACAGGGATGGCAATGCGTCGGTGTTGCCCGATTACTTTTTGCGCGCCTACCCATGCCGGGATGAGGTGAACAGATGA
- a CDS encoding energy-coupling factor transporter transmembrane component T family protein: MFQRLWLASVAQPLHPLLSVACAAVALTFGLLLRDATTLLTFVAGLGLIFMMVGYGVLLARIARIVIPLAALIGVLAALFGGGVSGGLMTFGRISLLGLTIAFAWTIDPTQLARALRQAGAPPLVALSLLITVRSIPTLVGEAVRIRDAMRVRGLSLRHTPLRILYRALVVPLLIRVLTLSESLALALETRAFTGDPCATIYRPVALHGRDYATLALMVILMSGVAGAQWLFN, translated from the coding sequence ATGTTCCAGCGACTATGGCTTGCATCCGTGGCGCAGCCGCTGCATCCGCTGCTCAGCGTCGCCTGTGCGGCGGTTGCGCTGACGTTTGGGTTGCTGCTGCGCGATGCAACCACGCTACTGACGTTTGTTGCGGGGTTGGGGTTGATCTTCATGATGGTTGGCTACGGAGTGTTGTTAGCCCGTATTGCGCGGATCGTCATCCCGCTGGCGGCGCTGATCGGTGTACTGGCTGCACTGTTCGGCGGCGGAGTGTCTGGTGGTCTGATGACGTTCGGTAGGATCAGTCTGCTCGGTTTGACGATTGCGTTTGCCTGGACGATCGATCCGACGCAACTGGCGCGCGCATTGCGGCAGGCGGGCGCGCCGCCGCTTGTTGCCCTGAGTCTGCTCATTACGGTACGCTCGATTCCGACACTTGTCGGCGAGGCGGTGCGCATCCGTGATGCGATGCGGGTGCGCGGATTGTCGCTGCGACATACGCCGCTTCGTATTCTCTATCGCGCGCTGGTTGTGCCGCTTCTGATCCGGGTCCTGACCCTATCGGAGAGTCTGGCGCTGGCGCTGGAAACGCGCGCATTTACCGGCGATCCATGCGCGACGATCTATCGTCCGGTCGCCCTGCACGGGCGCGATTACGCAACACTGGCGCTGATGGTGATCCTGATGAGCGGAGTGGCAGGCGCACAATGGCTCTTCAACTGA
- a CDS encoding class I SAM-dependent methyltransferase has product MSLIADQQYQAWLDPGDGVLFAHEDSCALVIVRGERIMSDSLFDFAAVWAERMWRHPSERLDPAKDRAFWQEYAERYDERAGDTAAIAQTLAIIGDLLHPDDTLLDVGAGTGRFTLPLGARVRHVTALDQSSAMLHVLRRKAYARGITNITLLEADWQDAVVEPHDVVLAAWSLYRLVDLRATLEKMVTVTRRALVIVSGVGSSPPHRSLIEAICGKWTESLDPNHLLIAGTLWQMGLLADVRVVSETREIVGSTPYAVAQLLAPDASPDALDALEEGLLPLLQRCENGWRYAYPQMVGIVVWLSGSTLSVSV; this is encoded by the coding sequence ATGTCACTGATCGCCGATCAGCAGTATCAGGCGTGGCTTGATCCTGGTGATGGCGTTTTGTTCGCTCACGAGGATTCGTGTGCGCTGGTGATCGTTCGAGGGGAGCGCATTATGTCTGATTCCCTGTTCGATTTCGCTGCCGTCTGGGCAGAGCGTATGTGGCGGCATCCTTCTGAACGGCTTGATCCGGCGAAGGATCGGGCGTTCTGGCAGGAGTATGCGGAGCGCTACGATGAGCGCGCCGGTGATACTGCTGCTATTGCGCAGACGCTGGCGATCATCGGCGACCTGCTGCACCCCGATGATACGCTGCTCGATGTGGGTGCGGGAACCGGGCGTTTCACGCTGCCCCTTGGAGCACGGGTGCGCCATGTGACCGCGCTGGATCAGTCGTCGGCAATGCTGCATGTGCTCAGGCGCAAGGCGTATGCGCGAGGAATCACGAATATCACGCTGCTCGAAGCCGACTGGCAGGATGCAGTGGTCGAACCGCACGATGTTGTACTTGCCGCCTGGTCGCTCTATCGCCTGGTTGATCTGCGTGCAACGCTGGAAAAGATGGTTACCGTTACGCGTCGCGCGTTGGTGATCGTCAGCGGCGTTGGCAGCAGTCCGCCACACCGTTCGCTGATCGAGGCGATCTGTGGGAAGTGGACGGAGTCGCTGGATCCGAATCACTTGTTGATTGCAGGAACACTCTGGCAGATGGGACTGCTGGCAGACGTGCGGGTTGTCAGTGAGACCCGTGAGATCGTCGGTTCGACGCCATACGCTGTTGCGCAACTGCTCGCGCCGGATGCATCTCCTGATGCGCTCGATGCTCTGGAGGAGGGCTTGCTGCCGCTTCTACAACGCTGCGAGAACGGATGGCGCTACGCTTATCCGCAGATGGTCGGCATCGTGGTGTGGCTTTCGGGCAGTACGCTGTCCGTGTCGGTTTAG